In Cytobacillus sp. IB215665, one genomic interval encodes:
- a CDS encoding AAA family ATPase has translation MFFLQMSGFPGSGKSSLAKVLAKRTGAIVVDHDIVKTALIESLESAIDPKVAGKISYNIDWSLVEYYLSQQNSVILDSPCLYSEMIEKGQRLCTKYGTNYKYVECYLNDLTEINRRLKQRKRMQSQIIEATEENFRKTINSSKKPSDTYGLIVDSSKPLHNYVNEVIEYINNKD, from the coding sequence TTGTTTTTTCTACAAATGTCAGGATTTCCAGGTTCAGGGAAATCTTCTCTTGCAAAGGTATTAGCAAAACGAACAGGTGCTATTGTAGTAGATCACGACATTGTAAAGACGGCATTAATAGAGTCTCTTGAATCTGCTATAGATCCAAAAGTTGCAGGCAAGATTTCATACAATATTGATTGGTCATTAGTAGAATATTATTTATCTCAACAAAATAGTGTGATACTCGATAGCCCATGTTTATATAGTGAAATGATAGAAAAAGGACAGCGCCTATGTACAAAGTATGGTACAAACTATAAATACGTAGAGTGCTATCTCAATGATTTAACAGAAATAAATCGCAGATTAAAGCAACGAAAACGTATGCAAAGTCAAATAATAGAAGCTACTGAAGAGAATTTCAGAAAAACTATTAATAGTAGTAAAAAGCCCTCTGATACTTACGGTTTAATTGTGGATTCATCCAAACCATTACATAACTATGTAAATGAAGTCATAGAATATATAAATAATAAAGACTAA